The Solanum pennellii chromosome 11, SPENNV200 genome contains a region encoding:
- the LOC107004692 gene encoding endoribonuclease Dicer homolog 2-like, translating into MEPTDVAVSENQQLSADPLPFARSYQLEALETALKQNTIVYLETGSGKTLIAIMLLRSYAYLLRKPSPYIAVFLVPTVVLVTQQGDALMLHTDLKVGKYWGEMGVDYWDASTWQQQVDDHEVLVMTPAILLAALRHSFLQIDMIKVIIFDECHNARGKHPYASIMVEFYHHQLTHESAQLPRIFGMTASPIKSKGASTVHSYWQKIHDLENLMNSKVYTCSSESVLAEYIPFSNPKLKIYEHVDIPCSLFNTLAHDLERLKEKHECSISKSNLSAMSAGSARRRLSKLHMAFLFCLSEMGVWLAFKAAEFLSFEENDFFSWGEFDACAQTIVRDFSLGASKIFSARLPSGPHWSIGGDIQANADAGYLSSKVNCLLESLLEYRDQKDLRCIIFVERIVTAIVLRSLLNELLPERSGWRTEYTAGHVSVLQSQSRKSQNKIVEEFRKGLVNIIVATSILEEGLDVQSCNLVIRFDPSATVCSFIQSRGRARMQNSDFLLMVRDGDDPTLTRMQNYMASGEIMRQESLRHASIPCSPLDDELYDEPCYKVESTGAVVTLSSSVSLLYFYCSRLPSDGYFKPNPRCVIDKETGTCTLQLPKSSPLQRIISVQGNRKILKQLACLEACEELHRVGALTDNLVPDIVEEETINKELECQIQTVEESKYFPPELVSHCSNDSEAVYYCYLVEMQHASYNDFELHEIILAVRTRLKCDDEILAFDLDVDRRGLLQVQLNYSKVVTLTAEEIRRCQRFQVSVFRILLDRDLSILQDALGAVQSPIGSAVSDYLLLPSLGSTPEINWKCVNSLLFPSQVLGDKHMDWCSTQDRKRSVNTKNGLVCSCMLENSLVFTPHNGHIYCVTGFLDKLDCNSLLGMRTGESITYIEYYRKRHGINICFEEEPLLRGKHICKVRNYLQRSRTQKAKDSTDSSVELPPEICSLIMSPLSISTLNTYSYVPSIMHRIESLVMASNLKRMHLDHCTLNVPIPTAKILEAMTTKKCLEKFHLESLETLGDSFLKYAASKKLFKTYENHHEGLLTVKKTQIISNAALCKLGCARKIPGFIRNEPFDLKAWIIPGDNSQVHSFDEELLTSSDKMYSRVKQKIKSKRVADVVEALIGAYLSSGGEVAALSFMKWLGVDINFVDAPMSRHFPMNAEKLVNVRYLESLLHYKFNDPSLLVEALTHGSYMLPEIPRCYQRLEFLGDAVLDYVVTAHLYFKYPGLTPGLITDLRSASVNNECYAQSAVKAGLHKHILHASQDLQRQICSTVEDFEKLNLDSTFGWEAETTFPKVLGDVIESLGGAIFVDSGFDKDTTFQCIRPLLEPLVTPQTLKPHPVRELTELCDQKGYIKKKDVVSRENGIAYITVEVEANGVVHTSTCSGRDKLIAKKVASKNVLKSLKECPSNASEQ; encoded by the exons ATGGAGCCAACTGATGTTGCAGTCTCTGAAAACCAACAGCTCTCTGCTGACCCTTTGCCTTTTGCAAGAAG TTATCAGTTGGAAGCTCTGGAGACAGCATTAAAGCAGAACACCATTGTTTACTTAGAGACTGGTTCTGGAAAGACCTTGATTGCAATTATGCTTCTTAGAAGCTATGCTTACCTTCTTCGGAAGCCGTCTCCATACATAGCTGTTTTCTTGGTCCCGACCGTTGTTCTGGTGACTCAG CAAGGAGATGCTCTGATGTTGCATACCGACTTAAAAGTGGGCAAATATTGGGGAGAAATGGGCGTTGATTATTGGGATGCTTCTACATGGCAACAACAAGTGGATGATCATGAG GTACTTGTTATGACTCCGGCAATACTACTTGCTGCTTTGAGGCACAGCTTTTTACAAATAGACATGATAAAAGTTATAATATTTGATGAGTGCCACAATGCACGAGGCAAACACCCCTATGCCAGCATAATGGTG GAGTTCTATCATCACCAGTTAACCCATGAGAGCGCACAACTTCCAAGAATATTTGGGATGACTGCTTCCCCTATAAAGTCTAAAG GTGCTAGCACGGTACATAGTTACTGGCAAAAGATCCATGACCTCGAAAATCTTATGAATTCCAAG GTATACACGTGTAGCAGTGAATCTGTTCTGGCAGAGTATATCCCATTCTCAAATCCGAAGTTGaagatatatgaacatgtggaTATTCCTTGCTCACTGTTTAATACTTTAGCTCATGACCTGGAAAGGTTGAAAGAAAAG CATGAATGTTCGATTTCAAAGTCAAACCTGTCTGCCATGAGTGCTGGATCTGCAAGAAGACGTTTATCAAAACTTCACATGgctttcttattttgtttgagtGAGATGGGTGTGTGGCTGGCTTTCAAG GCAGCTGAGTTCTTGTCCTTTGAAGAAAATGATTTCTTTTCATGGGGAGAATTTGATGCATGTGCTCAGACAATTGTTAGAGATTTCAGTTTGGGTGCATCTAAGATTTTTTCGGCCCGCTTACCTTCAG GGCCACATTGGTCAATTGGTGGTGATATTCAGGCAAATGCGGATGCTGGATATTTGTCATCCAAAGTTAATTGTCTTCTAGAGTCTCTTCTTGAGTACAG GGACCAAAAGGATTTGAGATGCATTATATTTGTTGAGAGAATTGTTACAGCCATTGTTCTTCGGTCTCTACTGAATGAGTTGCTTCCGGAACGAAGTGGTTGGAGAACTGAGTATACAGCAGGGCATGTTTCTGTGCTCCAGTCACAGAGTagaaaaagtcaaaataaaattgttgaagaatTTCGCAAGGGGCTG GTGAACATTATTGTAGCGACATCTATTCTTGAAGAGGGCTTGGATGTTCAAAGTTGCAATCTTGTGATTCGATTTGATCCATCAGCTACTGTTTGTAGCTTTATACAATCACGTGGACGAGCTCGAATGCAAAACTCCGACTTTCTTCTGATGGTCAGAGA TGGGGATGATCCAACCCTTACTCGCATGCAAAACTATATGGCTAGTGGAGAGATAATGCGGCAAGAATCATTACGCCATGCTTCTATTCCATGTTCACCTCTAGATGATGAATTGTATGATGAGCCTTGCTACAAAGTTGAAAGCACAGGAGCAGTTGTCACCCTCAGTTCTAGCGTGTCATTGTTATACTTCTATTGCTCAAGGCTACCGTCGGATGG gtACTTTAAACCCAATCCTAGGTGTGTGATTGATAAGGAAACAGGAACCTGCACACTACAACTTCCCAAAAGTTCGCCACTGCAAAGAATTATTAGTGTACAGGGgaatagaaaaatattgaagCAACTTGCATGCCTGGAAGCTTGTGAAGAACTTCATCGTGTGGGTGCCTTGACTGACAATCTTGTTCCTGATATCGTGGAGGAAGAAACCATCAACAAAGAATTGG AATGTCAAATCCAGACTGTTGAAGAATCAAAATACTTTCCACCAGAATTGGTTAGTCATTGCAGCAATGATTCAGAAGCAGTGTACTACTGCTACCTAGTTGAGATGCAACATGCCTCTTACAACGACTTCGAGCTTCATGAGATTATACTTGCTGTTAGGACAAGGCTCAAGTGTGATGATGAAATACTGGCATTTGACTTGGACGTTGATAGGAGGGGACTCTTGCAAGTTCAACTTAATTATAGTAAAGTTGTTACACTTACTGCTGAAGAG ATTCGACGATGTCAGAGGTTTCAAGTCAGTGTCTTCAGAATTCTTCTTGACCGTGATCTGAGTATACTGCAGGATGCTTTGGGTGCAGTTCAATCGCCTATTGGTTCTGCAGTTTCTGATTATCTGTTGCTCCCGTCTTTGGGTAGTACCCCTGAAATAAATTGGAAATGTGTGAATTCTTTGCTGTTTCCGTCTCAAGTTCTTGGGGATAAGCATATGGATTGGTGTTCTACTCAAGATCGCAAACGCAGTGTGAACACCAAAAATGGGTTGGTATGTAGCTGCATGTTGGAGAATTCATTGGTCTTTACACCTCACAATGGCCATATATACTGCGTTACCGGTTTTTTGGATAAGTTGGATTGCAACTCATTGTTGGGTATGAGAACTGgagaatccataacctacataGAATACTACAGAAAGCG GCATGGGATCAACATATGCTTTGAAGAAGAACCACTTCTTAGGGGAAAACATATTTGTAAAGTGCGCAATTACCTTCAGAGAAGCAGAACTCAGAAGGCTAAAG ATTCAACTGATTCATCTGTTGAGTTGCCTCCTGAAATTTGTTCCCTCATCATGTCACCTCTCTCTATTTCTACACTTAATACCTATTCATATGTTCCTTCAATCATGCATCGGATTGAGTCCTTGGTTATGGCCTCAAACTTGAAAAGAATGCATTTGGATCACTGCACACTGAATGTTCCTATTCCAACCGCTAAG ATTCTGGAAGCAATGACAACGAAGAAATGCCTTGAGAAGTTTCATTTGGAATCACTTGAGACACTTGGAGACTCTTTTCTCAAATATGCTGCCAGTAAAAAGCTGTTCAAGACTTACGAAAATCATCATGAGGGTCTTCTCACTGTCAAGAAAACTCAGATTATTTCCAATGCTGCACTATGCAAGCTTGGATGTGCTCGTAAAATACCG GGATTTATCCGTAATGAACCATTCGATCTTAAAGCATGGATCATTCCTGGTGATAATTCTCAAGTTCACAGCTTCGACGAAGAGCTCCTAACGTCCTCAGATAAAATGTATAGTAGGGTAAAACAGAAGATTAAAAGTAAGAGAGTAGCTGATGTGGTCGAGGCACTAATAGGTGCCTACCTCAGTTCGGGTGGGGAAGTAGCGGCTTTGTCATTTATGAAATGGCTTGGAGTGGACATCAATTTTGTTGATGCACCTATGTCAAGGCACTTTCCCATGAATGCTGAGAAGCTAGTTAATGTCAGATACTTGGAATCCCTGCTACATTACAAGTTCAATGATCCTTCTCTGCTTGTTGAAGCGCTAACTCATGGATCTTACATGCTACCTGAAATTCCACGATGCTATCAG CGCTTGGAATTTCTTGGAGATGCAGTGCTCGATTATGTTGTTACAGCACATCTCTATTTCAAATATCCTGGACTGACTCCAGGACTAATTACTGATTTGAGGTCTGCCTCCGTAAACAACGAATGCTATGCTCAATCTGCAGTTAAGGCTGGCCTGCACAAGCACATTCTTCATGCCTCCCAAGATCTCCAAAGGCAGATATGTAGTACTGTTGAGGATTTCGAGAAATTGAACCTTGACTCCACGTTCGGATGGGAGGCTGAAACTACTTTCCCAAAG GTGCTTGGAGATGTTATAGAGTCTCTTGGTGGTGCGATCTTTGTTGATTCTGGCTTTGACAAAGACACTACATTTCAGTGCATACGACCTCTTTTGGAACCGTTGGTTACACCTCAGACATTAAAGCCCCATCCGGTAAGAGAGTTAACTGAACTATGTGACCAGAAAGGTTAtataaagaagaaggatgtCGTCTCTCGTGAGAATGGTATAGCTTATATCACAGTAGAGGTCGAAGCAAATGGCGTTGTCCACACGAGTACATGCTCGGGACGAGACAAACTAATAGCCAAGAAGGTGGCTAGCAAAAATGTGCTCAAGTCTCTGAAAGAATGTCCATCTAATGCTTCTGAACAGTAG